AACCAATAGGGAATCCTTCCTGTACCACCGTCTGAATAGTTCTGGCACTGAAACCATTGATATTGAAAGGCGCTACACCACCGGAACTCAGTACTTTGTTGTAAAGTGTATTTACCGACACATTCAGGCGCAGTGTCATATCCTTTTGTTGAATGGCGATAGCAGTAACATTGAACTCAAATCCTTTATTCAGGATGCGCCCAACATTATATAGTTGCGATTGAGATTGCCCGGTAGAGGGGGTAGGGGGTACATAGAACAATGCATTGTTCGTAATGGAATGATAATATCCGGCAGACAAAAGGAACCTGTCCTGCATGAATCCCAGGTCAATAGCTCCTTCTGCAGTTTGTGTTTTCTCCGGTTTCAGATCCTCATTACCGGGCTGGCCGAAAAATGCCGCCTGTTCAGACTGGTATCCCTGGAAAGCAATCGTTCTTTCATTCGTGAACGCCGTAGGAAGGTTACCCGCTACACCAAAACTACCCCTGATCTTGGCAGAGGAGATAACCCGGGAATTAAACCAGGGCTCTGCACTGGGGATGTATGAGATACCAACCTTGGGATAATATTGCAAACCGATATTACTCCCAAATGCAGGGTTGCCATCTGCCCGAAGCCCCATGTCCACAAACAATTTATTCTTGTAGCCAATGTTCTCCTGGATATAAATACCATAGTTCACTACCTCCAGGTAATATTCATCGCTGGTTTTTGTAGCAGCATCCCTGATGTTGCGCGAACCATCCCTGATATTACTGCCAGTATAAGCTATCTGCTGATCTTCATTGCGGAATAATTGTGCGCCAGCTGTTGTAATGAAAGAGAAGTTTTGCAGCTTTGCTTCGTACTGCCCGTTCAGGTCAAGTGTAATACCAAGGTATTTACGGTCTGCATTGGAAACACTGCCCTGATCTTTTACTGACGTATTAGTGGTAAAGGAAAGGTATTGGTTGGTTTGTATCGTTTGGTTCTTCTGCACGCGGTAATCGATCCCGCCTGTTGCTTTAAACACCAGGTTCTTCAGTGGCATGTATTTGAATACCTGGGAGGTCTGGAACCGTTTTACTTTAATACTGTTGTCCTGCAGTCTTTCTGCTTCATGTACATATGCTTTCATCTTTTCAAAAGAAGCAGCAGACAAGGTATCAATAATAGGACTGAACTTAGGCCCCGTAATGGAAGACGCACCGCTTTCTGCAAACCACAATCCCGTATAGCCACCCTGGTTGCCATTGCGGTTGCGTTTGAAAGTATTGCTCGTGAAGGTGAAAGAGCTTTCGTAAGTAACCTTGCTGCCCATGCCTGCCCGGAAGCCGCTGGAAAAATCAAAACGTTCGTTCCGGTTCTGATCAAAGATCTGCACGCCCTGGCTGTTACTGTAATTGCCGGAAAAACTGTATCCGAAATTACCCTGACCGCCATTAATGGCAAGGTGATGTTTTTGGTACAGGCCTTGTTGGAACAGTAATTCTTTCGTGCGGGAGAAATGAAGGAAGTCATTCGTAGGCGTTTCAATGCCCATTTGTGTTTCTACTGTGATGGCTGTTTTGTTGGCACCTCCTTTTTTAGTGAAGATCTGGATCACGCCGTTGGCTGCATCCGAACCATACAAAGTAGTAGCAGCGCCACCATTGATGTATTCGATCTTCTCAATATTGTCAGTAGGGATATCAGAGATAGCACTAATGGCCGAGCCCTGTGTACTTCCACCTCCTAATGCGGATACTGTGTTAAGATTATCCATCCTAACACCATCCACGTAAATAACAGGTGTGGAGTTCACAAAGGCAGAATTCACACCCCTGGCGCGTATCAGGGAAGTTGCACCAGCCTGTCCGCCTGTAAGCCTGATCTGTGCATTGGGCAGTTTGCCCTGCAGCATACGGTCTATTCTTCCGGAAGGTGCTTCACTCAGTTCTTTGCTTCCAATGCTCACTACATTCGTGGATAATCTTCTTTTGCTGATATCCAGGCCCTGACCCGTTACCACAACTTCGTCCAACCCCAGCCGGTCTGCTTCCAGTGCAATGTTGTAGGTCTTCCCTGCATTGGCACGTGTAATGCTGATTTCCTGTCTTTTAAACCCGAGATAATACACCACCATCACAATCTCCTCTTTCCCCT
This DNA window, taken from Chitinophaga niabensis, encodes the following:
- a CDS encoding TonB-dependent receptor domain-containing protein — its product is MQKIIAGYTNLLGPFFSLKMRITTFLLLFSTMLSFATTGIGQSMYEKKVSLSVKDQLLKDVLSLIEQRSSFVIGYNSDNIPDNIRISYSAINKPVSKILSDLLNDYPVIAKQVSERHILLRKVQPAEKLLWQQELIISGKVTDKASGQALPGVSIGVKGTSAGTITAENGVFALHFPQGKEEIVMVVYYLGFKRQEISITRANAGKTYNIALEADRLGLDEVVVTGQGLDISKRRLSTNVVSIGSKELSEAPSGRIDRMLQGKLPNAQIRLTGGQAGATSLIRARGVNSAFVNSTPVIYVDGVRMDNLNTVSALGGGSTQGSAISAISDIPTDNIEKIEYINGGAATTLYGSDAANGVIQIFTKKGGANKTAITVETQMGIETPTNDFLHFSRTKELLFQQGLYQKHHLAINGGQGNFGYSFSGNYSNSQGVQIFDQNRNERFDFSSGFRAGMGSKVTYESSFTFTSNTFKRNRNGNQGGYTGLWFAESGASSITGPKFSPIIDTLSAASFEKMKAYVHEAERLQDNSIKVKRFQTSQVFKYMPLKNLVFKATGGIDYRVQKNQTIQTNQYLSFTTNTSVKDQGSVSNADRKYLGITLDLNGQYEAKLQNFSFITTAGAQLFRNEDQQIAYTGSNIRDGSRNIRDAATKTSDEYYLEVVNYGIYIQENIGYKNKLFVDMGLRADGNPAFGSNIGLQYYPKVGISYIPSAEPWFNSRVISSAKIRGSFGVAGNLPTAFTNERTIAFQGYQSEQAAFFGQPGNEDLKPEKTQTAEGAIDLGFMQDRFLLSAGYYHSITNNALFYVPPTPSTGQSQSQLYNVGRILNKGFEFNVTAIAIQQKDMTLRLNVSVNTLYNKVLSSGGVAPFNINGFSARTIQTVVQEGFPIGFLRGNYGVFGADGTLATTTAQQNLGTTIPDLFGSMNLNFRYKQFDLYASADYQQGAYANSFDAQFRFNYGAGNEGIPQAEIDKNKRTNWLNFTNMFVEKTDFIKVRTIGMNYTIKSGLFRNTVKTLTIGLMAVNPLNFAASSFDPEATISGAAQGQGGATTGGIAYATYSAPRQFLGTLRLNF